A window from Cryptomeria japonica chromosome 1, Sugi_1.0, whole genome shotgun sequence encodes these proteins:
- the LOC131071948 gene encoding linamarin synthase 2, with amino-acid sequence MNMNGLHAVMVPFPAQGSINPLINLAHLLSSRGVFITFVNTEWSQCCMPKAAHKDDDDQLSISTFKFLTIPDGLPPHHGRLANLAEYVLAIQKLGPVLEHHLRCGLAEGTPPITCIIAENSMSCTHQVAYKLGVPRVIFWTVCAASSIAQCNSNLLLSRGHIPVKVEESKRPDKVITCLPGNLPPLLPTDLLSFYRIADTSDILFQHCLYESQYQSKADYVLVNTFDELETPEMVSALSCNGCPALAVGPVFLPNFLKGTDLNGSASLFEQDDSCLKWLDAHQPASVIYVSFGSIAVKSNEQLEELAIGLEKSQHPFLWVLRMDIAGGMPPTLPEGFEERTKHRGLIVKWAPQVKVLSHPAVGGFLTHCGWNSCLESMSFGIPMLGWPYFCDQFLDCRFCKDVWKIGIDLEGVDVDENLVVKREEIEKGVRRLMEADELRKRGMGLREAALKAVAQGGSSSLNLNRFLHDITKLSKSAFVKTA; translated from the exons ATGAATATGAATGGCCTACACGCAGTGATGGTGCCTTTCCCTGCGCAAGGCAGTATCAATCCTCTCATTAATTTGGCCCACCTGCTCTCTTCACGAGGGGTTTTCATCACCTTCGTCAACACGGAGTGGAGTCAGTGCTGCATGCCCAAAGCAGCTCATAAAGATGATGATGATCAACTCTCCATCTCCACATTTAAGTTTCTGACCATTCCAGATGGGTTGCCGCCACATCATGGTCGCCTGGCCAATCTTGCCGAATACGTATTGGCAATACAAAAGCTTGGCCCAGTGTTGGAGCATCATTTGCGGTGCGGCTTAGCGGAGGGAACTCCTCCCATCACCTGCATTATAGCAGAAAATTCCATGTCTTGCACTCACCAAGTGGCCTACAAACTGGGAGTGCCCCGAGTCATCTTCTGGACAGTGTGCGCCGCCTCCTCTATTGCTCAGTGCAACTCCAACCTTCTCCTCTCCCGCGGACATATTCCTGTCAAAG TGGAGGAATCGAAGAGGCCAGACAAAGTGATAACTTGTTTGCCTGGTAATCTTCCGCCTTTATTGCCGACCGATCTGCTTTCCTTCTATCGCATTGCTGACACATCGGACATATTGTTCCAGCACTGTCTCTACGAGTCCCAATATCAAAGTAAGGCAGACTATGTGCTGGTCAATACGTTCGATGAACTGGAAACCCCTGAGATGGTAAGCGCACTGTCCTGTAATGGCTGCCCTGCTTTGGCAGTAGGGCCTGTATTTCTTCCCAATTTTTTAAAAGGGACGGATTTAAACGGGAGCGCGAGTCTGTTCGAGCAGGACGACAGCTGTCTTAAATGGCTTGATGCCCATCAGCCAGCTTCTGTGATATACGTTTCGTTCGGCAGCATCGCCGTCAAATCAAACGAGCAGCTGGAGGAACTGGCAATTGGGTTGGAGAAAAGCCAACACCCCTTTCTGTGGGTTCTGCGAATGGATATTGCGGGAGGTATGCCTCCAACTCTGCCGGAAGGTTTTGAAGAGAGGACGAAACATCGGGGACTGATTGTAAAATGGGCGCCTCAGGTGAAGGTTCTGTCCCACCCTGCTGTAGGAGGGTTTCTTACGCACTGCGGGTGGAACTCCTGTTTGGAGAGCATGAGCTTCGGAATTCCAATGCTTGGATGGCCGTATTTCTGTGATCAGTTTCTGGACTGCCGCTTCTGCAAAGATGTGTGGAAAATTGGCATTGACTTGGAGGGCGTGGATGTTGATGAAAATCTTGTGGTTAAGAGGGAGGAGATAGAGAAAGGCGTGAGAAGATTGATGGAAGCGGATGAGCTGAGAAAAAGGGGCATGGGGTTGAGGGAGGCTGCATTGAAAGCGGTTGCGCAAGGAGGTTCTTCTTCGCTCAACTTGAACCGATTTCTTCATGACATTACAAAACTTTCCAAATCGGCTTTTGTTAAAACGGCGTAG